Proteins from one Buchnera aphidicola (Diuraphis noxia) genomic window:
- the pyrC gene encoding dihydroorotase, which translates to MAEFITKITMIKPDDWHVHLREDKILKKVVNYTGTFYKRAIIMPNLNNPITNCSQAISYRNQILRAMNSNCIFQPLMTCYLNRFTIPEELEIGFFKKIFIAAKLYPNCSTTNSKTNIKKIDHIAHILERMEKIGMPLLIHGEEINKNIDIYDKEAMFIENTLKPLRKNFSKLKIVLEHITTKESVEYIKSKNAKYLCATITPHHLMLNRNHMFSGGIQPYLYCLPILKRDIHRKALRKVIASGDKHFFLGSDSAPHLHKNKINIFGYSGIFNASSSLLCYVTIFEKMGALKHLQSFCSENGPKFYNIPVNKETITLVKKPYKIPKQINVGKDVIIPFLSGKILNWSLET; encoded by the coding sequence ATGGCAGAATTTATAACAAAAATTACAATGATAAAACCAGATGATTGGCATGTGCATCTGAGAGAAGATAAAATTTTAAAAAAAGTTGTGAACTATACTGGAACATTTTATAAACGGGCAATTATAATGCCTAATCTTAATAATCCTATTACAAATTGTTCTCAAGCTATTTCTTATCGTAATCAAATCTTAAGAGCTATGAACTCTAACTGTATATTTCAACCATTAATGACATGTTATTTGAATAGATTTACAATTCCCGAAGAATTAGAAATTGGATTTTTTAAGAAAATATTTATAGCAGCTAAATTATATCCTAATTGCTCTACAACAAATTCAAAAACTAATATAAAAAAAATCGATCATATCGCGCATATTTTAGAACGTATGGAAAAAATAGGAATGCCATTACTCATTCATGGTGAAGAAATAAATAAAAATATTGATATTTATGATAAAGAAGCTATGTTTATTGAAAACACCTTAAAACCTTTACGTAAAAATTTTTCAAAACTAAAAATAGTATTAGAACATATTACCACTAAAGAATCTGTAGAATATATAAAATCAAAAAATGCTAAATATCTTTGCGCAACAATTACTCCACATCATTTAATGTTAAATCGAAATCATATGTTTTCTGGAGGAATTCAACCATATTTATATTGTTTACCTATCTTAAAACGAGATATTCATCGAAAAGCATTAAGAAAAGTTATAGCAAGTGGTGATAAACATTTTTTTTTAGGAAGTGACAGCGCGCCGCACTTACATAAAAATAAAATTAATATTTTTGGATATTCTGGTATATTTAACGCATCATCTTCTTTATTATGTTATGTTACTATTTTTGAAAAAATGGGAGCTTTAAAACATTTACAATCCTTTTGTTCTGAGAATGGACCTAAATTTTATAATATACCTGTCAACAAAGAAACTATAACATTAGTTAAAAAACCATATAAAATACCAAAACAAATAAATGTTGGAAAAGATGTAATTATTCCATTTTTATCAGGAAAAATTTTAAACTGGTCTCTTGAAACTTAA
- the flgN gene encoding flagellar export chaperone FlgN, with amino-acid sequence MLFEEYFTLNETRLSLEKRYNLFSPYENNQQLKTFWDLIVQKCILLKELNLKNKILLNKNLYLNQRFLELFSEYKKKSIYDINGNLKF; translated from the coding sequence ATTCTCTTTGAAGAATATTTCACTTTAAACGAAACTAGATTATCTCTTGAAAAAAGATACAATCTATTTTCACCATATGAAAATAACCAGCAATTAAAAACTTTTTGGGATCTCATTGTTCAAAAATGTATTCTTTTAAAAGAATTAAATTTGAAAAATAAAATATTGCTTAATAAAAATTTATATTTGAATCAACGTTTTTTAGAGTTATTTTCAGAATATAAAAAAAAATCTATTTATGACATAAATGGAAATTTAAAATTTTAA
- the flgA gene encoding flagellar basal body P-ring formation chaperone FlgA, whose amino-acid sequence MSLTNQLNNFFKKELSLKNNIDIIIRTPWKKNIYCKKPHFFLLNNFFYLGLKDVLLVCGKERYQLKVELQEKGKYIVANRKIPRGTKIQESDLKILIGRLDKLPDNIFFHKKDLINRVNLRDIFPFQPITFSMIRPFWLVKFNQLVTVVIHEKNLTISFQAKSLSNAAENESIRIRTKNGKIITGIVNKHGEVIISL is encoded by the coding sequence ATGAGTTTAACTAATCAATTGAATAATTTTTTTAAAAAAGAACTTTCTTTAAAAAACAATATAGATATTATAATACGTACTCCATGGAAAAAAAATATATATTGCAAAAAACCTCATTTTTTTCTTTTAAATAATTTTTTCTACTTAGGTTTAAAAGATGTTCTTTTAGTGTGCGGAAAAGAACGTTACCAGTTAAAAGTCGAACTTCAAGAAAAAGGAAAATATATTGTAGCAAACAGAAAAATTCCCAGAGGAACTAAAATACAAGAATCAGATTTAAAAATTTTAATAGGAAGATTAGATAAATTACCTGATAATATTTTTTTTCATAAAAAAGATCTCATTAATCGCGTAAATTTACGTGATATTTTCCCATTTCAACCTATAACATTTTCTATGATACGTCCATTTTGGCTGGTCAAATTCAATCAATTAGTTACTGTTGTAATTCATGAAAAAAACTTAACTATTTCTTTTCAAGCAAAATCTTTAAGTAATGCAGCTGAAAATGAAAGTATACGTATTAGAACAAAAAATGGTAAAATTATTACTGGTATTGTCAATAAACATGGTGAAGTAATAATTTCTCTTTAA
- the flgB gene encoding flagellar basal body rod protein FlgB, with protein MFNKIHQIFDFNQKSLNLYAKRQEILASNIANSDTPGYKSVDINFFNEFNKIKNYSKHTNIALSKTSPNHLNAKKDNFFSPHILSILTNQIKPDGNTVDMDRERIEFLNNSLKYESNLAFMKNDIKNIMYILQG; from the coding sequence ATGTTTAACAAAATACATCAGATATTTGACTTTAATCAAAAATCATTAAATTTATACGCAAAAAGACAAGAAATTTTAGCCTCCAATATTGCTAATTCAGATACGCCGGGATATAAATCTGTAGACATTAATTTTTTTAATGAATTTAATAAAATAAAGAACTATAGTAAACACACTAATATTGCTCTTTCAAAAACATCTCCGAATCATTTAAATGCAAAAAAAGATAATTTTTTTTCACCACATATTCTTTCTATATTGACAAATCAAATAAAACCAGATGGTAATACAGTTGATATGGATAGAGAAAGAATTGAATTTTTAAATAATAGTTTGAAATATGAATCAAATTTAGCATTTATGAAAAATGATATTAAAAACATAATGTACATTTTACAAGGATAA
- the flgC gene encoding flagellar basal body rod protein FlgC — MSLLNIFNIAGSAMTAQSQKMNVIANNLANMDSVINQNGKFYPYRAKQVIFELDSLKNSKIGGVKISGIINDPSPAKLVYDPNNPIANKNGYVSLSNVNPITETINNISAARSYQANIEVLKAAKSMILKTLTIIE; from the coding sequence ATGTCGCTTTTAAATATATTTAATATCGCGGGATCAGCAATGACAGCCCAATCACAAAAAATGAATGTTATTGCAAATAATTTAGCTAATATGGATAGTGTTATAAATCAAAATGGTAAATTTTATCCTTACCGTGCAAAACAAGTAATTTTTGAATTAGATTCTTTAAAAAATTCAAAAATAGGTGGAGTGAAAATATCTGGTATTATTAATGATCCTAGTCCTGCAAAACTTGTCTATGATCCAAATAACCCTATAGCTAATAAAAACGGCTATGTTTCACTATCAAATGTTAATCCAATAACAGAAACAATAAATAATATTTCAGCAGCTAGAAGTTATCAAGCAAATATAGAAGTATTAAAAGCAGCTAAATCCATGATACTCAAAACATTAACAATTATTGAATAA
- a CDS encoding flagellar hook assembly protein FlgD: MNNINVNAYDHVIKKNSNRVPNDFNPIDLQKNFLSLLIAQIKNQDPTDPVKNTELTTQLAQINTASGIEKLNKTVGNFSYDINQSTNLQVSSLIGHQVMIPGNQIIHTKDVETKFGIELIGKATSLEIHITDSNGKILHSIKKTEDNMHPGIYNFTWDGKDFNKKSVESGKYNILIKAKNQDKNVQANSLKQALVHSIILSHNNNDPIIDLGTSGNTILSNIREILP, from the coding sequence ATGAACAATATCAATGTTAATGCATATGATCATGTTATTAAAAAAAACAGTAATAGAGTACCAAATGATTTTAATCCAATAGATTTACAAAAAAATTTTTTAAGTTTATTGATTGCACAAATTAAAAATCAAGACCCAACTGATCCTGTTAAAAATACAGAATTAACAACACAATTAGCTCAAATTAACACAGCCAGTGGTATTGAAAAATTAAATAAAACTGTAGGAAATTTTTCTTATGACATTAATCAAAGTACAAACCTTCAAGTATCCTCATTAATAGGTCATCAGGTCATGATACCTGGAAATCAAATTATACATACTAAAGATGTTGAAACAAAATTTGGAATAGAATTAATTGGAAAGGCAACTTCATTAGAAATACACATCACAGATTCTAATGGAAAAATTTTACATTCTATTAAAAAAACAGAAGATAATATGCACCCTGGAATATATAATTTTACATGGGATGGTAAAGATTTCAATAAAAAATCTGTAGAAAGTGGAAAATATAATATTTTAATAAAAGCTAAAAATCAAGATAAAAATGTTCAGGCAAATAGTTTAAAACAAGCATTAGTACATAGTATTATTTTATCTCATAACAATAATGATCCTATTATAGATTTAGGAACATCAGGAAATACAATACTTTCAAATATTCGTGAAATTCTCCCATAA